One Spinacia oleracea cultivar Varoflay chromosome 4, BTI_SOV_V1, whole genome shotgun sequence DNA segment encodes these proteins:
- the LOC110804583 gene encoding uncharacterized protein codes for MQKMVLALDLHDDKKCKKKVMKIVSSVAGIIEMSLVTEERKLILKGNMDPVEVVAKLRKTYRTEVVTIGPAEEPVISQPQVTPVGVAPVEVAPIVNVYMPYNPHYPRYHYLYEYDEYY; via the exons ATGCAA AAGATGGTGTTGGCATTGGACCTCCATGACGATAAAAAATGCAAGAAAAAGGTCATGAAGATAGTCTCTTCAGTTGCTG gaattattgaaatgtcACTTGTCACGGAAGAGAGGAAGTTAATCCTAAAAGGGAACATGGATCCGGTAGAAGTTGTGGCCAAATTGAGGAAGACGTACCGTACAGAGGTAGTTACAATTGGACCTGCAGAAGAGCCTGTGATATCACAACCTCAAGTTACTCCTGTTGGAGTTGCTCCTGTTGAAGTTGCTCCCATTGTCAATGTCTATATGCCTTACAATCCACACTATCCAAGGTATCACTATCTTTACGAGTACGACGAGTACTACTGA